One window from the genome of Culex pipiens pallens isolate TS unplaced genomic scaffold, TS_CPP_V2 Cpp_Un0203, whole genome shotgun sequence encodes:
- the LOC120431721 gene encoding GPI mannosyltransferase 2-like yields the protein MSNKATKNQQPPAGNTSTKQHQNHQHQHNHSSSSPKKTKTPSTPSSSSTWHISITSLALLSRLFVITLQVVSNHLVPDHDAGVFVAPRDPEAPPAKLDGAVNFFLGGLHRWDGQYFLHISEYGYSYENTLAFFPLFPFIIKIATSSLGGSTPMITYRELSLVLAVLLNLVCFVLAAKALYKLSNLVLGNKKKSELAVILFCFNPASIFFTAPYTEALFSWLSFSVMAQCIDDINSVFITIPLSLSILCRSNGE from the coding sequence ATGAGTAACAAAGCGACCAAAAACCAGCAGCCTCCCGCCGGCAACACCAGCACAAAACAGCACCAAAACCACCAACATCAGCACAATCACAGCTCAAGCAGtcccaaaaagaccaaaacccCATCGACGCCCTCCTCCTCCAGCACCTGGCACATATCGATAACGTCCCTCGCGTTACTCAGCCGGCTCTTCGTAATCACCCTGCAAGTAGTATCGAACCACCTCGTCCCGGACCACGATGCCGGAGTGTTCGTAGCCCCACGAGACCCGGAAGCACCCCCCGCCAAACTGGACGGCGCGGTAAACTTTTTCCTCGGCGGGCTGCACCGCTGGGACGGCCAGTACTTTCTCCACATCTCCGAGTACGGCTACTCGTACGAAAACACGCTCGCGTTCTTCCCGCTGTTTCCCTTTATCATCAAGATCGCCACCAGCTCGCTCGGCGGAAGCACCCCAATGATCACGTACCGCGAACTCTCGCTCGTGCTGGCCGTGCTGCTCAATCTGGTGTGCTTCGTGCTGGCCGCAAAAGCCCTTTACAAGCTGAGCAATCTGGTGCtgggaaacaagaaaaaaagcgAACTGGCCGTCATTCTGTTCTGCTTCAATCCGGCGTCGATCTTCTTTACGGCGCCGTACACCGAGGCGCTGTTCTCGTGGCTGTCGTTCAGCGTGATGGCCCAGTGCATCGACgatatcaactcggtgttcatcACGATCCCGCTGAGCTTGAGCATCCTGTGCCGGTCGAATGGTGAGTAG